The Dunckerocampus dactyliophorus isolate RoL2022-P2 chromosome 16, RoL_Ddac_1.1, whole genome shotgun sequence nucleotide sequence tgaatgtcacagagaaaTGATTTCGTATCTTGTGTAAGTTGTGACAGACATGCTGGTGATGTTgtgtcccgcagccaaaccgaTTGAGAACTGACttagacaataatggttgtATGTTGAGTCATTTCCTATACTGAACACAAATTGAACACTGAaaactctaaagtatatccaggtTTGATTTATTCGGTATTGTCCCATCAGAACGTACACTGTAATACAAATGGTTGCTGTAATGTGAGCGCTGTACTAATTTTTGCAAGATACTTTAAGCATAATAGTCCCCTTTCATTTGAAGTGTGCTGAGGACAAATTATTTCTTTTCCAGGCAACACAGCCAGTCCAGGGAGAACATCAACTTCCCAGAAGATGAGGTGGTCAACGGGGCGGAGGGGGAAATGGGTGGCTCATCTAGCCCAGGCAAGATGGACacacattcaaatgaacaatGCTTGAAATGCTATGTTGAGATGTAAATAACAATGACATTTCAGcatcccgtttttttttttcttttacactttCCATCGGCAATTCACCAGTTTGCGTTGCTCATTAATGCGATTTCCTCCCTCAGGTCCAACACTGGCTTTACCCAGAGCGGCCTCACCCTTTACCACTTCTCCTACTGCCGGTCAAGCCACTCCCACAGGAGACAACGAACCCGTCAATGTCACCATCACCGTCAAGGCGACCGGCTCCTAAACCACGGTACTACTGGCAAGGCCGTCCAGTAGTTTCCAAGATTGCAACATTTCAAGTGTTACCACAGATTGtctagtatatacagtaaacttattttttttaaatcatttatttttactttgaacAGTACTATGTTAAGTGACATAAGAACTAATCAGGGGTGTCATATCTTGACCCACATTGGATCAAtattatattgttaaattaatcaaaatgtgaagaatatcaaagcagggtccacacacacacacaaaacagtacAAGTACCGTCAGCAACTTGACAAGAACACAATTACAACATTACAAGAACAGCTAAATATATACACGTTCTTCACCTCCTCAGTGTCAGTTCATGTTTGTTTATATTCACAAGAGAGGTCATATTACAGGATGTGAAACCTTCTGCGTGCTGATGATGTCACACAGCTTCTGCTTTATCTTCAGGAAGAGCCGCTTGAACTCCAGACCGTCGCCctgaagaaacacacacacaatatgctGACGCAGTGACAATCATAGAGGAAAGACAGAAAGATATTGTATTAATGGCGTTATTGAAACACTAAAATGTATACTAAAAAAGTAGAGATGTCCCAATGGtgtgtttgtcttctttttgATCAGAGGTCGAGGATGCGCCCACCGGTaaagtgctttgtttttgcagcaggccggaaaacaaacaaagccaTGTCAGCGCTGTGGAAATTCTGcattgtaaatgaaaataatcttGCTGCCACTTGTAATATCTGCAAAACGACAATTTCAAGGGGTGGTATGAGCAGAGCTGCAATCAATACCacaaattttgaaaatataaaacGGAGTACGCAGCGTTGAGCAAGACCACCAAAGAAAAGGCCGCTGAGTGTAGATCACTGAATAGGTATCGTAGTCGAATTTATTTCTTTGGACAACCAGCCCATCTCCGTCATAGATTGTGGGGGTTTGTCGTCTTTTAGAATGTATGAATCCACGCTATGTTCTGCTATCACGGCACTACATTGCAGATATTGCTTTCCCACGATTGtacacaaaaaaagtacaggaaaacataaaacatgatTTCACATAAAACCTGTCAGCTGTAAGTTTCGGCACGGATATATGGAGCTCTGATATTTGCCCCCTGTCATTACTGAGCCTGTGTTAATCAAAAGTGGATCTTGGAGAGctctttatctttctttcacaACACTGTACCAAGTCGATGTGtgatttgattatttttctaaaatattaaagagaagcTGACATTTAATTATCTGTAAGAGTTTTCTTTCATGTGATTTACAACAATAGTATCAAATTCTAAATTTTgtttatatatagtatatgtaaTTGAATAATATAAActctgtaaaaatgtgttattgtgtttactTTAGTTAGTtgctaaaaacattttcatttctagAATCTATATCATTGTCAAAGTATTGGATCGAGACTCTAAATTGGATCGGACCTGAggccaaaaaaattaaatcgGAGGCCAACAATGctgatcaggacatccctactaaAAAGCCACCTTGGATAGTCTGAAGTCTAACAGCACTCTGTGATTCATTTCCAGCAAGTGAACCTTGAAGATGAGTTTGTTATTGCGCTTGTCCAATGTGCTCACAGTCACCTGAGGGACAAACAGAGGGGAAAAggtgtttacattttacatttaaatttggGGTGCCACTTTCATACAACCACAGGAATGGAGTAGCGATGTTTTAACCTTTTAACTTTCTGAAATGTTCCACAAATACACAGAagccactgtataataaaataggaaaaaataaaactacaacTAAACCATTTCAAGATTTTTTTCACATAACCTCTGTTGTATTGTTGGAGTGTATAATAAGTGTATATACTATTTATATAAGCAGCCAGATGTTGCAATAGGATCTACTtccagttctatggttatcatcacactttctcTGGTTGCCATCACTGGTATTGTTCAATAGTGGCATCAGtaaaactccacacaaaaaagcaaaagaaaagctTTGAAGTCAAGTTGCTCAACTTTTGGGGCATTTGTAGAAAACTCCTAAGTTATGCTGAAATCATACTGGAACAATCAAGCATTAAATATGCAAactaaaatgacagctttaacCTAAAAAAAAGTCAGGACAGGGAAGTGGCTTAAAACAAACGTGCATGCACTCAAACTCCATTTGGGGAACCCGTGTTGTTGCAACTCTCCAAACTTTACTCCTTTTCTTTTCGATTTCTGTGGCAACCTAAGCAGCAATCTATTACACCCTCTGCTGGTTCCTACCAAGTAGTGAAATCTAACTAATTAAACTGTTggcagcaattttacaactgAACCTTGCTGTTACATGTATTACCTGAATGACAAAATTCTATATGATAAAAATGGTGAATTAATATAATGAACGTCCTggatgctttaaaaaaaaccaacaaaacataCCTGTTTGGTGCAAGTGAGTTTGTAGCGAAGGGCAAGGCCCTCACAGGCATCTTTTAGGGAAGCCAGCGAGGCGTCAGCGCTAACAGTGGTGAAGAAACGTGTCAATCTGCGCACTAATCTCTGCCATGGTGTCTGTATTCACAGAGAGAGGAGAGATTTTAAACATCATCCATTCTGTTCAGACTAGGAGCAGGGCAGGTTTCTGGCATAAACACTTGTAGTTGTTTAGGGCCACAACTACTgttgtgggtgggtggatgggtgatTGGGCTCGGGGGCACATGATCAGAAAGGCTCTGACCACTTTCGTGTCAATTTAGATGTGcattgtttacattttcaatAGTGGCAGGAGGGTTCAGTTTGATTAGCAACTAATAGAATCCCTAGTAATACAAAGCCTAGTTatattaaagtaatattaaaagacTGAAATGGGGTCAAAAAGAAAACTTAGGAGTGTGCTGAAGGGcggaaaaaagaaaagtgacGATGGAAAAGCTActaaaaaggtaatattacatttttgtcattctGTGGTGGTGTAGCGGTTGAATTGTGTTTACTTAGTTTCaagattttgcacatttttattttagttcatctgTTGTTTGCAcaatttcaaatattttgatgttttatattcagatggcacttttttttttttttaaaaggtcataGATACATTAGTTTTGTATGGTGTTAGGTTTCATggtttatttaattcatttgttatataaaatataaatatatagaaaataaaGAGATTTGCGATTAATTAAATTCTTATCTTTATTATGCAgcatatatagtgtatatgttTAGTAGTGGCAGTACattaatccctcgccacttcgcacttcgaatttcgcggcctcagtctatcacagtttttcaaaagcatgaataaatcatgctgttctgtagttgaatacagcctattaaaaaaacaaagtaaaaaaaatgcatatttaagcaaatgtcacATAagttttgcttaaattaagcattttcaagcataaaaatagctaaatgaactaaaatacaaatatacggcattcagaagagtcattcaaagacattgtgaagaTATGTTGTCTTCTAAACTGGTCACAAGCCACGCATCGGAAATTGTACTGTACGGTGAGGTACcttgagattcccagccctaattCAGCCCTAATTCAAAGAAACATTCGACAGAATATAAGACAGGGTGTGTCACCTGACTGGCTCCCGGTGTTCCCAGCAGCTGACTCCCCAGCAACATGTGCTCAGGTTTGGTCGGCTGGGAGAAGCTGACCTGACCGTCCATCTGGCTGATGAGCAGCGTGGCTTCCCTGCCTCCTGCTGCCAGGTCCGGTTGGGAGCTGGAGAACTGCATCTTATCATCGCTGCAGGGAAAGACGAAGATGTGTAATGCTGTCGTTACAGAAACATACATGGatgcttaaaaaacaacaacaacaaatattaTGAATACACCTGTTGGCTCCAGATATGACTGCACCATCAGCTCGAAGGTGTTTGCTGGCACCTGAGCTCAGGGAACCTGATGGCTGCTTTACACCTGCGCAAGAACACATATGTTAATATCCATACAACATTCATGTTGAGTTACCACCGATGATGACTTGCCTTGAGTGTACCAGCGGTCTTTCTGAATGTCTGCAATGGTGATACGGGCTTCTGGTTTGGCTAGCAGTAACTTCGACAACAAACCTAACAAAAACATGTCGCGAATAAACACGAGAAGCATAATTCATGCCATTTACACATGGAGCACTTACAAAGAGGCATTGGCTGTATTTTCTTCCAAGGAGGCAGGTATGTTTTCTTCTGAAGCCAATCCGAATATTCCTGACATATTTCAGAGGGCTGGTCCCACGGCAACTCTGGAAAAGACATGAGACACAAACTTGGAACAAAAGACTGTGATAACATCTAGAAAAGCATGCGCATTGTGCAATCATCATTCAGCATATTTCAAACTGTGATGGTCAATTCTGTAAATACCAATAAAATCAGTTTCCTTTATAAAAAGTAGTGGCAGCATTACGGCATTATATAAGATGATGACTCAGCATGTCAGTAAGGTACTTTCAGTACAGTATTTACCCAATTGCACAGAgtacaatgcattttttttttttaaagaggtgaggtatttaatataattttttttactatactGTACAGACCCGAATACAAGACCATCCCTTTCTC carries:
- the chek1 gene encoding serine/threonine-protein kinase Chk1 isoform X1, whose translation is MTVCSMAVPFVQDWDLVQTLGEGAYGEVRLLVNRQTEEAVAVKVIDTSQAKECAENVKKEVCVHKMLNHQNIVRFFGHRKEGPTVYLFLEYCTGGELFDRIEPDVGMTAKDAHRFFQQLVAAVEYLHSMGITHRDIKPENILLDDKDNLKLTDFGLATMFRFKGRERPLNRLCGTLPYVAPELLSQTEYKAQPADIWACGIVLTAMLAGELPWDQPSEICQEYSDWLQKKTYLPPWKKIQPMPLCLLSKLLLAKPEARITIADIQKDRWYTQGVKQPSGSLSSGASKHLRADGAVISGANSDDKMQFSSSQPDLAAGGREATLLISQMDGQVSFSQPTKPEHMLLGSQLLGTPGASQTPWQRLVRRLTRFFTTVSADASLASLKDACEGLALRYKLTCTKQVTVSTLDKRNNKLIFKVHLLEMNHRVLLDFRLSKHIVCVFLQGDGLEFKRLFLKIKQKLCDIISTQKVSHPVI
- the chek1 gene encoding serine/threonine-protein kinase Chk1 isoform X2, which encodes MTVCSMAVPFVQDWDLVQTLGEGAYGEVRLLVNRQTEEAVAVKVIDTSQAKECAENVKKEVCVHKMLNHQNIVRFFGHRKEGPTVYLFLEYCTGGELFDRIEPDVGMTAKDAHRFFQQLVAAVEYLHSMGITHRDIKPENILLDDKDNLKLTDFGLATMFRFKGRERPLNRLCGTLPYVAPELLSQTEYKAQPADIWACGIVLTAMLAGELPWDQPSEICQEYSDWLQKKTYLPPWKKIQPMPLCLLSKLLLAKPEARITIADIQKDRWYTQGVKQPSGSLSSGASKHLRADGAVISGANSDDKMQFSSSQPDLAAGGREATLLISQMDGQVSFSQPTKPEHMLLGSQLLGTPGASQTPWQRLVRRLTRFFTTVSADASLASLKDACEGLALRYKLTCTKQVTVSTLDKRNNKLIFKVHLLEMNHRVLLDFRLSKGDGLEFKRLFLKIKQKLCDIISTQKVSHPVI